The nucleotide sequence GACGTCATGTTGGATGCGCTATTGCCGAGGTATGTCCAACAGCAACTTTTTGCCGCCATGCTCGAATCCGCGGCTAGTGAACATGCGAGCCGTCAACGCGCCATGAAGGCTGCAACAGAGAATGCCGAAGAAGTGATCGATACGTTAACGATCAAGGCCAATACAGCCCGTCAGGCTGCGGTCACCAGTGAGATTTCCGAGATCGTGGGCGGCGCTGATGCGCTGGCTCGCAGCGCTAACTAGGAGCCCCAATGAGTAATGAAAACCCTACAGGTCGTATCATGCGGGTCACGGGGCCCGTGGTTGATGTGGAGTTTCCGGGCAACGATTTGCCTGAGATTAATACCGCGATCACCTTTGAGCGAACCTTAGAAGACGGCTCTTCTCAAGTGCTAACAGCCGAGGTTGCCCAGCAAGTTGGCGACAATATTGTGCGTGCGATTGTGATGCAGCCTACTGATGGGCTTCGTCGTGGTACCCCTGTGGTTAATAGTCGCAAGCCGATTGAAGTGCCGGTTGGTCCGGGTGTACTTGGGCATGTGTATAACGTGCTCGGCCATCCACTGGACGTGGGTATTGATGAGATTTCTCCGAGTGAATGGTGGCCAATTCACCGCGATAGCCCCAGTTTCGATCACTTGGAACCCCAATCGAAGATGTTTACGACGGGTATCAAGGTCATTGACCTTATTCACCCGTACGTTGAGGGCGGCAAGATCGGCATGTTCGGTGGTGCCGGCGTGGGTAAAACCGTTGTGATTCAGGAAATGATTCAACGTGTGGCCCAAGACCATGGTGGGTATTCCGTTTTTGCTGGTGTTGGTGAACGTACCCGTGAGGGTACGGACCTGATGCTTGAAATGGAAGAAGCTGGCGTGTTGGATAAAACTGCGCTGGTCTTTGGACAGATGGACGAACCGCCGGGAGTGCGTTTGCGTGTACCGCTTAGCGCGTTGACCATGGCGGAGTATTTCCGTGATGTGGAGCAAAAGAATGTGTTGCTCTTCATTGACAATATCTTCCGCTTTGCTCAGGCAGGCTCTGAGGTTTCCACCTTGTTGGGTCGTATGCCGTCGGCAGTGGGGTATCAGCCAACGTTGGCGAGCGAAATGGGTGCCCTCCAGGAGCGTATTACGTCAACTAAGGGGCACTCGGTAACGAGTTTGCAGGCTGTCTATGTGCCTGCCGATGACTTGACCGACCCGGCCCCCCACGCAACGTTTGCTCACTTGGACGCTCAGACCGTGCTGAGCCGTTCTATTGCTGAACTGGGTATTTATCCTGCGGTTGATCCGTTGGACTCAACAAGTCGCATTCTGGACCCGCAGATTATTGGGGAGCGTCACTACAACGTGGCGAACCGTACGAAGGTGGTGCTTCAGCGGTACAAGGATTTGCAGGACATCATCGCGATTCTTGGTTTGGACGAGTTGAGTGAAGAGGACAAGGTGATTGTTCAGCGCGCCCGTAAGGTGCAGCGTTTCTTTAGCCAGCCGTTCTACGTGGCGAAGCAGTTCACGGGTGTTGATGGGGTGACCGTGCCTCTTACGGACACGATTGAGGGCTTTGAGAAGCTGGTTGATGGTGAACTTGATGACGTGCCAGAGCAGGCCTTCTTGAATGCGGGTGGCTTGGACGATGTGCTGGCCAATGCGGCAGAATTGAAGAAGTAATGGCTACGGAGAATCTAGGCAGGATTGTTGCCGAGGTGGTGACCCCGTCCCATGCGCTCTATGAAGGGCCTGTGGACGAGGTGATTGCCAAATCTGGTAGTGGGTTAATGACAATCCTGCCGAATCACCTTCCTGCCTTACTTGATCTGACGATGGCACCGCTGGTACTTAAGTCAGCGGTTCTTGATGAGCGCGTGTTTGTGATTGAGAGTGGCTTTCTTGAGTTCAAGAACAACACGTTGACGATTCTTGTTGATCAAGGCCGTGAAGTTGCCGACCGCGATGAAGCCAATGCAATCTGCGGCACCAAAATCTAATTGAGTTCCCTGCTATACCGTTCCAGGCCCTTGGCCTGGAACATTTAGTTGTGCCAACAAACTGCCACGAGTAGGGCCATAAACCCCGAAACAGGTGGTGTAGGTGGGGGTGTTGGTTATCTGGGTGGTAGGGGTGCTGGTGTGGTGGTATGGGCTAAGGGTGGGGGCATTGGCTGCCAGGGTGATATGAGCCCAGGATGGGCGAATTCAGTGAGCCGGTTTGCCGCCATGGATGGCGGCAGGCGAACGTGCCCGAGGCGGGCAATGCCCGCGCCCGTGCTAGAGCGTGACCGGGCCAGGGTGTCCTGGGGTGCGAAGGTGCCCGAGGCGGGCAATGCCCGCGCCCGCGCCAGGGTGCGCCGGTGCCGGGGTGTGCCGCCAGAGTGTGCCCATGCTAGGGAGAGTGCCGGTGAGTAGATAGCAGAAACCCCCGGGAGAGAGAACCGGGGGCTTCTTTCGTGCTGCCTAGGTTGTGCAGTTATCGAGCACTCTTGGCGATTGCATTCACAGTGGCGTTCGGCATCACGCTTGTACCACCGATGACGTAGAGGTTGTCGACACCGTTCTGACTGGAAATCCACTCACGGACCGCGCTGTTGGATCCACTTGGATTAGCCAGGACGAGGACACCGCCTTGTGCGGCAAGGGCCGGGCCTGCGGCAAGGGCATCTGGGTAGTTGGAGCTGGTAGCCACAAATACACGATTAGTGATGCTTGGGTTCTTGCTCACCATGTAGGAGCTCACCGCGAGGGCTGTTTCTACACGGCCAGGACCGCTGAGGCGATCAACTAGCATGAACTGGCTTTGGAGTTTCTTAAAGACCTTGTCACTCACACGTGCGGTACCGCCAATGACGCTGATATGGCTGGGGTTCAGGTCTTTAATGGTTTCGAGGGTCTGATCAGAGATAGTGTCACGATCAGTAAACAGAACGGGAGCCTTATCGGTTGCGGCTAAGACGGAGCCTGCAAGGGCGTCTGGCCATGCGTTCTTGTCACCACTAACCAAGATGACGTGACGGTTCTCAATGGCTGAAAGCTCAGACTTACCTTCATTGGATTGGGCAACGAGTTCGGCAACCTTATTGGCTAAGACTGCAGGGTCTTTGTGGTCAACGGTGGTCACCTTAAAGCCAGCCTTGGTGAGGCCACTGCTTGCCCCAGGCATGGTGCCAACGGTGTAGACATTGCGGACACCGAGTCGCTTTAATTCTTTTTGGGTTGCTTCGCTTAAGCGCCCAGTTTCTGACAACAGTACGGGACCGTTGTGTGCGGCTGCCAATGGTGCGCCAAGAAGGGCACCTTGGTAGGTGTCAGCGGGAACAACAACGGCGGTCGTTGCAGTCTTAAAGGAAGATGCGCTGAGCCGTGCGGCGGTGCCGATACGTTCACTGGAGCTGATGCGTTCTGCCCCTTCAAGCGGGCTATTGCTGCTTGGCTTTTCGGCGGCTGGCTTTTCAGCAGCTGGTTTTTCGGCAGTGGGCTTGTTGCCTGCCTCTGGCTTTGATGGTTCACTCGGCTTGGGGCTGTTGTTACCGATGCCATTGTTCCCATAGGGAGCACCGTGCGTATCGTAGGCAGCCTTCAAGATGGGGTAGGGGTTCAAAGCCCGTTTTTGGGCATCCCAACCGTGAGCTGGCCAGATTTCAAGGTGGATGTGGTCCACACCGCAGGAGGCGTTACCGCTGGATCCGACATAACCGATGTGTTCACCGCGTTCAACGCGAGCACCCTGGAGTGTTTTGTGCTGGTTGTAATACTCGACCAGACGTGGGGAGAGGGCGTTTTCCATACCGCCCTTGCCGTCACAACCCTTTGGGCGGCCTGGGGTGTCGTTGTTCAAGTGAACATAGAAATAGGAGCGTCCATCATCACCGTCAAGAAGGAGGTAGAACGAGGAGGCATATTTACCTTCGTGAACACCTTCGTTCTTGACTTTGCGGATGGTGCCTGAAACCGCGGCATAGGTTTCATTCATCTGCTTACTCATCACGTCTACACCTAAGTGGCGGCGGGTACCACCACCACGAGAGGCACCGAACGTGTCAGTGAACCTGGCATTCTGCTGAATCGGGAAGATATCAATGGAGGACTTGCGAGCAGCTTTACCGTTGCCGTCGATAGGAGTATCTTCTCCTTCACCGGCCTGCTTACCACCAGCTAAGGACACGTCACCTGAATAGTCGCTGACCGTACCAACCGCTTGTGCGGCGTCGATTTCTTCTTGTACGGTCGTTTCGATCGGTTCGTCTGCTTCGGGAGTGGTTGCCTGCACTGGGGCGGTTACGCCACTTCCGACATACAAGCCGGTAGCTATCAGAGCAGAAAGCACAACGGTGCGCATGTTGAGTCGCGTCATTAATCCTTGTGTATTCATCGCAAGGAAAGGTACGACGTCTATAGAAGGTACGAACCTGTACGATCAGGCGCATGGATTCCCAAACACCTGAATCTTGGCGCCCCAACATTCAACGGCGAGTTGATGGTTTGGTCCAGCAAACAGCTAGTTTCCAGCAGAATATCAATCCATACCAGGGTTTTGTACATCAGGAAAAACCCGGAGATTGGGGTCAAGCGTCGATTGAGGGTTCAGAGAAAAAAATTACAAAAAGTGTTGACAGGATTACAGGAATAGATATTGCGCGCGCACTGAGCCTTCTTGGTATGATTCTTGCGCACTTTGTTCCGGCAAGGGAATCTACCCATGTAATCGGGGTAATCCTGGGGACGGTGCATGGGCGAGCGTCACTGGCCTTTGTGGTGATAGCGGGGATCGGGATCACCTTGTTATTGGGCGCGAAGAGTCCTCACGAGAGTATTCGTATCGTGCTCTGGCGTGCCGGCGTACTGTTTATGCTTGGGATCCTTCTCCAAGAGGTCAGTCCTGGACCCATCATTATTTTGCAGTTCTATGCCTTCTATTACGTGGTGGGGTGGGTAGGTGCTCAGTTACCCACCTGGGCACTTGCACTAACTACAGCGAGTTGGCTGGGTATAGGTTGTTCGTTGTGGTGGATCAATGCCCCTCGCCTTGTGGTGAGCAGCTTTTTGGACTCGCCGGTCAAACAACTTGCCAGCATTTTGTATAACGGCCAGTATCCACTGGTGACGTGGGGTTCGGCGGTCCTTGCGGGCGTCTTACTCGGTCGTGTTGATTGGCAAGATCGTCGAATCGTTAAAGCCCTTGCATGCGCTGCATTAGTTGGGATCGTAGGTATTCATGGTGCGGCAGGACTCACACAGCAAGTGTTGTTGGCTAGAGGTGTAGGTGAGATACCGGTGTGGGCTACAATCACCCCGCACTCCAACACGATCTTTTATCTCGTTGAAGGTGAGGCAAGTGCGACATTCCTCGTTGCGTTCTGTGTGCTCGTTGCGCCGTATTTGGGGAAGGCTGGGCGTGCTCTGGCTACTGCCGGTCGACAAGCCCTCACGCTGTATATCTGCCATCTGCTCTGGCTCTACGTGTTCTCATTCGTTGAGGAATGGATTATTCTCGGCGTTATCGGGGATAGCTTGTTGTACGGAGAGAATGCGCTGGAGCTTTATGAAACGATTGCCGTATCCCTGCGGTATGTTGCCGCATTTACGTGTTTTATCGTCCTCGTTATTCAAGCAAATATCTGGGGACTTTTCTTCAAATTCGGCACATTTGAGTATCTTCTGCGTCCACCCTCCGGTCTGGCGCATAAACTAATCCGCTATGGGAAAACGCATCGGTGACGCATTCGTTGTGAATGGTCCTCGTACCTTGCATGGCACCGTCACAATCAGTGGCGCAAAGAATAGTGCGCTTAAACTAATCGGTGCTGCTTTGATGGGGGCAGGGCGCACGACCTTAATTAATGTGCCTAAAATCACTGACATTGCGCATATGGTCAATCTTGTTACGCATATTGGCGCCACCGGTGAGATTGAATCTGGCCCGATTACGGACACGGTCGTGCTTGATGTCCACGAAGTGATTGGGTCGGATGCACCTGCGGAACTCGTCAAACCGATCCGTGCCTCAATCTCGGTCATGGGTGCCTTGGTTGCCCGCACTGGCCGCGCGCGAATTGCCATGCCTGGGGGGGACAAGATTGGTAAACGGGGAATTGAAATCCATCTTGATGGTATGAAGGCAATGGGCGCCACCGTTGAAGATGGCGATGACTTTGTTGAAATCACCGCACCAGGCGGCCGGTTACACGGTGCCGATTACACTCTGGAATATGCCAGCGTTGGGGCAACTGAGAACCTCGTAATGGCTGCCTGTTTGGCTGAGGGCACAACGATTTTACGTAATGTTGCACGCGAACCAGAGATTATTGACCTAGTCACGTTTTTAAACGAGATGGGTGCCAATATTGATGGGGCAGGTGATGAGACGCTGACCGTGACGGGTGTTGAGCGCATGGAGGCTGCCCAAGAACCACATGCCGTCATTGGTGATCGCATAGAAGCGGGTACGTACCTCGTCGCGGGGGCGATCACTGGTGGAGATATTACCGTTGAAGGTATTAATCCGGCTTACCTGCATCGCCCGTTACAAGACATGCGTGGTGCCGGAGTCGAGTTGCGTGTGACCGGCAACGCCATTCGGGTGCTGCCTAGTGATCACTTGCGTGCCCATGAGACGCGGACGTTGCCTTATCCGGGGTTTGCAACAGATTTACAAAGTCAACATATTGTGCTGATGAGTCAGTGTTATGGAACCAGCCGGCTCACCGAGAATGTGTTTGAGACACGGCTTGGTGTGATTGATGAGTTTGCCAAGATGGGACTCAAGGCTGAGGTGATTGGTAAAAATCAGGCCATCATCGAAGGTGGAAATCCGCTTCATGGCGCACAGGTCAAGGCAAACGATATTCGGGCTGGAGCCGCGTTGGTACTTGCCGGGCTTGTGGCTCATGGTCGTACAGAAGTGTTATATCCGCACCACATTGATCGTGGATATGCTAATTTTCAAGAGAACCTCACCCGGCTCGGCGCTGATGTTTCTCGTGAAGTCGTTGAAATCCTTGATGAATGATGTTCCAGGAACTACATCCATTTCTAGGACGGGATCTCTATGAACCTGTTCCACCTGGTTATCTGGTACTGGCGTGGCTCGTCATTCTCGTCTTGGTTCAACTCCTTCATGTATGGTTACCGGCTGAGTTTGTTCTGATTGTCCAATTTGGATTGTTGTTCGCGGTTGGGTTTTGGGCTTGGCACCATGCCAATCATGGGGTAGATCAGCGCACGCAGTGGTGGGGGCCATCATCATGGTGGGGCACGATTGGTCTCGGTGTCCTGGTGGCTATTCCCACCTGGCTTGCACTCAATATTGTTGTTTCTCCCCTCATCGTCGCCGTTTTTGATGCCTTTCACCTGGCGGTTCCACCTATTCAGGTATCTACCCGCGAGGCACTAACCCAAGGGGGAGTTGCCGCTATCTTTAATGCGGTAGTGACGGTGTTCGTGGCTCCCATCGCCGAAGAGGTATTTTTCCGGGGCGCTTTTTTTTCGTCTATGACCACCCGGTATGGATTAGGGGTGGGTTTATTGGCACAAGCGGTATTCTTTGGGTTCGTTCATTTCAACCCAATTGTTGTAGTTGTCACCACAATCTTGGGTTTGATCAATGGATGGATGATGATGCGACGAGTTGCCCTCGTGCTACCGATTGTCATCCATATAGTCTTTAATCTTTTATCCGTCATTGTCGTACTGTTACAGAGTGGATGAACTTGGCTGCTAGGCTGGCCGTTCGCCAAAAGTAACGGTTGACCATCTTCCAAGGAGCGCCGCATGAGCAAGGGTGCGCGCAGTAAGCGCAAGTCTCGCCCATGGCAAAATGCCGACGCGATGCGAGACATCGCAGACATTTTGGGGCCCACACGCAACGTTGACCCTGAGTACTACATCGAAGGGTATGAAGTTCAGCACGTGCCTGCGCATCGTGCTGAGCGTGAGTATCTCTGCCCAGATTGTGGGAACACGGTTCCCGAGGGTGAGGCACATGTTGTCGTATTCCCCTCAGGTGATCCTGACTTGCGACGCCATTGGCATCAGTATTGCTGGCGTGCAGAGGTTCGCCGCTCAAAGGGCGCTGACTATTAAATCTCTAGGAGTTAGACGTGGATAGGTCTAAAGAGGCGCGTACAGCGCGTAAGTTGGCGCGGGGCCGTAAGGCAAGCGCAACCGGGTCCAATTACAAAGCACGTAAGAGCCGTGAGCGGTTCAACACGTGGATCATCATCGCCTTAGTGGCCCTTGTTGGGGCTGCCTTGGTGGTGTGGGCGGTGGTTGAAGATCGTGCCGAGGAAGCGCGCGCAACAGAAAGTCCCAGTGCATCGCCTACGTCTACACCAACGCCAGAGAGCACTGAGGTTGTACCGGACGATCCGAGTATCCCTGCTGGTGAACCCAAGGCGTTTACTGAACCTGCGAAGGTTGCAGATACTCCTATCGCGTGTAGCGCAACCCAACCTGATAATGCTGCTGCAGTACGCAATACCTATCCGGGAGGCCCTGCCGAGGTGTTAGGTGACACCGACTGGGTAGCTGAAATCCAAACGAGTTGTGGCCCGGTGGTCATTGACTTGTTGGAAAAGGAAGCGCCTAAGACGGTCAACAGCTTTGTGTTCTTGTCCCAACAGAAGTTCTTTGATGGCTTAGAAATCTTCCGCAATGCCACGACCATCGGGGCGTTACAAACCGGTTCTGGAACGAATGATGCCACCTGGAAGATTGGGTATAGCCTGCCCGATGAGCTGCGTGTTGCTGAACAGGGCTATGTGCCTGGCGACGTGGCCATGGCCAATGCCGGACCCAACACCGGTGGTAGCCAATTCTTCTTTGTGTACAACGACAAGTTCCAGTTACCGCCTTCCTATGCCACTTTTGGTCGGGTTATCTCAGGTATGGATGTTGTCGAATTGATCGGTTCGGTTCCTGCCGCTGGTGATTCTGGCGAAACACCCCAAGAGCGGGTCTACATGAACAACGTGGTTGTGCGTGAAGCTACCCCTGAAGAACATGCCGCCGGTGAGGCTAAAGCACAAGAGGCTGCAGCCAACGCAGCCCAACAGGCACCAGCAGCCGGAGCGGCTACTCCAGAACAGGTTCAGCTTCCCGCTGAAAATGCGGAAGCAAGCGAATAGCTAAGACGGTGATTGAGACGGTGAAATTGGTTCCCAATACACCAACGAGTCGGCTAAGGTGAGTTCATGACTTCATATGACATGTTTGAAAATGTACTGGATGATCAACCCACCCATAGCGCGGTGATTCGTACATCGTTGGGTGATATCACTGTTGAGTTACACACCGAGCACGCCCCAAAAGCAGCGAATAACTTTGCGTTCTTGGCGAATGAAGGGTTCTGGAAAGACACAATTATTCATCGGGTTATCCCTGGCTTTGTCGTACAGATGGGTGATCCCACCGGTACGGGAACGGGTGGTCCTGGGTACACCTTTGCTGATGAACTGGATCATGCCCGTGACCACGGCTACCCCCGTGGCACGCTTGCTATGGCGAATGCAGGCCCCGCAACTAATGGCTCACAGTTTTTCATCGTATTGAAGGACGCTCCATTGCCCCCTAACTACACCGTTTTTGGTCATGTTACCGACGGTATGGACGCGGTTGATGCGATTGCTGAACAGCCCACCGATCGTGCTGATCGACCACGTGAGGATGTGTTCTTGCGTGGCGTAGACATGCTCAGCTAGCCAATGACCGAAGTCATCATCATCGGGATCATTGGCACGATCCTTGCGCTCTTGAATCGTACCCAGGCGGTTGTACAGGTGGGCGCTGATCAGCATGTCGTTGATGGCCCTGGCAAGACTGGTGATGATTTGTGGCAAGCCTTTGAGGCTGCCATGCGACGCGATGCACCCACAGGTGAACCTGTGGATGATCAAGCAGGTGAGTCAGAAGAAGCTGATATCCGCACCGGTATGCCGGCCCGCGACACCGTGATTAGTGCTATGGAAGAGGGCAGTGTTGGATTCGTGTCAACATCTGCCATCCTTGAGGATGACTACGGCAATCTCTGGTTGCTGAGTAATGCGGCAGTTCATTCGGTGCCTTGGCGTAACCGCATTGCGGTATCTCGTCAGCCAGAGGGTTGGCTTCTCCAACAGAATGCAAAACCAGCTGGCCGGCTCGAAGGTGAAGATGCCGTTCGTGTTGTCGGGCATTTTGATTTTCGGTAGTCATCATTGGCACGCTGGGCGCCACTACCGCATTGATTCAATAATCTCGATGTAGGCATCTTCGTCTAGGAGCCCTGGTAGGAGTGTGCCTGCCACGCTGAGGACAGGTACATCACCGATGTGGGCTGCCCTTGCTTGCACGAGTTGACGATATTGGGTCGTGAGTGTTTCTTTGCGCCCTAGGTGACGATCTAACCCCTGGGTGGGGATGCCAGCGTTCCGTACGGTGTTGATAACAGCTGCTGGTTGCCGAATATCTGTTATACCTGCCCAATACCCCTTGGATAGCGCGATGAAGGCGCTTCGCCCGTACACATGACTATGGTCAAATGCCCAGTCAATCGCGGCGTGTGCATAAATAGGGCTTGGTCGCCACGAGGGGGGTGTGATCGTGATACCGAGATAATGAGCCTGGCTGCGTAAATCGGCTATCTGAGCACGTGTTCTTAGATCTATTGGCTGGTCGGTGATGATACCGACAGGGTCCATCACAACCCAGTTCAACCAATAGGACAGGGTTTCTTCAACACGGTTAATCCGTATTGCTGCAACGACTGATGCCAATGAGGTGATGTCGAGATAGATCGACATCCGCGATGGTGCATCTCCAGATGGTATTGGGGTCATAGGTAAAGAAAACGTACCTTCTCGTTCCGTGCCGTG is from Stomatohabitans albus and encodes:
- the atpD gene encoding F0F1 ATP synthase subunit beta, translated to MSNENPTGRIMRVTGPVVDVEFPGNDLPEINTAITFERTLEDGSSQVLTAEVAQQVGDNIVRAIVMQPTDGLRRGTPVVNSRKPIEVPVGPGVLGHVYNVLGHPLDVGIDEISPSEWWPIHRDSPSFDHLEPQSKMFTTGIKVIDLIHPYVEGGKIGMFGGAGVGKTVVIQEMIQRVAQDHGGYSVFAGVGERTREGTDLMLEMEEAGVLDKTALVFGQMDEPPGVRLRVPLSALTMAEYFRDVEQKNVLLFIDNIFRFAQAGSEVSTLLGRMPSAVGYQPTLASEMGALQERITSTKGHSVTSLQAVYVPADDLTDPAPHATFAHLDAQTVLSRSIAELGIYPAVDPLDSTSRILDPQIIGERHYNVANRTKVVLQRYKDLQDIIAILGLDELSEEDKVIVQRARKVQRFFSQPFYVAKQFTGVDGVTVPLTDTIEGFEKLVDGELDDVPEQAFLNAGGLDDVLANAAELKK
- a CDS encoding cell wall-binding repeat-containing protein translates to MTRLNMRTVVLSALIATGLYVGSGVTAPVQATTPEADEPIETTVQEEIDAAQAVGTVSDYSGDVSLAGGKQAGEGEDTPIDGNGKAARKSSIDIFPIQQNARFTDTFGASRGGGTRRHLGVDVMSKQMNETYAAVSGTIRKVKNEGVHEGKYASSFYLLLDGDDGRSYFYVHLNNDTPGRPKGCDGKGGMENALSPRLVEYYNQHKTLQGARVERGEHIGYVGSSGNASCGVDHIHLEIWPAHGWDAQKRALNPYPILKAAYDTHGAPYGNNGIGNNSPKPSEPSKPEAGNKPTAEKPAAEKPAAEKPSSNSPLEGAERISSSERIGTAARLSASSFKTATTAVVVPADTYQGALLGAPLAAAHNGPVLLSETGRLSEATQKELKRLGVRNVYTVGTMPGASSGLTKAGFKVTTVDHKDPAVLANKVAELVAQSNEGKSELSAIENRHVILVSGDKNAWPDALAGSVLAATDKAPVLFTDRDTISDQTLETIKDLNPSHISVIGGTARVSDKVFKKLQSQFMLVDRLSGPGRVETALAVSSYMVSKNPSITNRVFVATSSNYPDALAAGPALAAQGGVLVLANPSGSNSAVREWISSQNGVDNLYVIGGTSVMPNATVNAIAKSAR
- a CDS encoding heparan-alpha-glucosaminide N-acetyltransferase domain-containing protein, coding for MDSQTPESWRPNIQRRVDGLVQQTASFQQNINPYQGFVHQEKPGDWGQASIEGSEKKITKSVDRITGIDIARALSLLGMILAHFVPARESTHVIGVILGTVHGRASLAFVVIAGIGITLLLGAKSPHESIRIVLWRAGVLFMLGILLQEVSPGPIIILQFYAFYYVVGWVGAQLPTWALALTTASWLGIGCSLWWINAPRLVVSSFLDSPVKQLASILYNGQYPLVTWGSAVLAGVLLGRVDWQDRRIVKALACAALVGIVGIHGAAGLTQQVLLARGVGEIPVWATITPHSNTIFYLVEGEASATFLVAFCVLVAPYLGKAGRALATAGRQALTLYICHLLWLYVFSFVEEWIILGVIGDSLLYGENALELYETIAVSLRYVAAFTCFIVLVIQANIWGLFFKFGTFEYLLRPPSGLAHKLIRYGKTHR
- the murA gene encoding UDP-N-acetylglucosamine 1-carboxyvinyltransferase, encoding MGKRIGDAFVVNGPRTLHGTVTISGAKNSALKLIGAALMGAGRTTLINVPKITDIAHMVNLVTHIGATGEIESGPITDTVVLDVHEVIGSDAPAELVKPIRASISVMGALVARTGRARIAMPGGDKIGKRGIEIHLDGMKAMGATVEDGDDFVEITAPGGRLHGADYTLEYASVGATENLVMAACLAEGTTILRNVAREPEIIDLVTFLNEMGANIDGAGDETLTVTGVERMEAAQEPHAVIGDRIEAGTYLVAGAITGGDITVEGINPAYLHRPLQDMRGAGVELRVTGNAIRVLPSDHLRAHETRTLPYPGFATDLQSQHIVLMSQCYGTSRLTENVFETRLGVIDEFAKMGLKAEVIGKNQAIIEGGNPLHGAQVKANDIRAGAALVLAGLVAHGRTEVLYPHHIDRGYANFQENLTRLGADVSREVVEILDE
- a CDS encoding type II CAAX endopeptidase family protein, translated to MMFQELHPFLGRDLYEPVPPGYLVLAWLVILVLVQLLHVWLPAEFVLIVQFGLLFAVGFWAWHHANHGVDQRTQWWGPSSWWGTIGLGVLVAIPTWLALNIVVSPLIVAVFDAFHLAVPPIQVSTREALTQGGVAAIFNAVVTVFVAPIAEEVFFRGAFFSSMTTRYGLGVGLLAQAVFFGFVHFNPIVVVVTTILGLINGWMMMRRVALVLPIVIHIVFNLLSVIVVLLQSG
- a CDS encoding peptidylprolyl isomerase is translated as MDRSKEARTARKLARGRKASATGSNYKARKSRERFNTWIIIALVALVGAALVVWAVVEDRAEEARATESPSASPTSTPTPESTEVVPDDPSIPAGEPKAFTEPAKVADTPIACSATQPDNAAAVRNTYPGGPAEVLGDTDWVAEIQTSCGPVVIDLLEKEAPKTVNSFVFLSQQKFFDGLEIFRNATTIGALQTGSGTNDATWKIGYSLPDELRVAEQGYVPGDVAMANAGPNTGGSQFFFVYNDKFQLPPSYATFGRVISGMDVVELIGSVPAAGDSGETPQERVYMNNVVVREATPEEHAAGEAKAQEAAANAAQQAPAAGAATPEQVQLPAENAEASE
- a CDS encoding peptidylprolyl isomerase; this translates as MTSYDMFENVLDDQPTHSAVIRTSLGDITVELHTEHAPKAANNFAFLANEGFWKDTIIHRVIPGFVVQMGDPTGTGTGGPGYTFADELDHARDHGYPRGTLAMANAGPATNGSQFFIVLKDAPLPPNYTVFGHVTDGMDAVDAIAEQPTDRADRPREDVFLRGVDMLS